Genomic segment of Paracoccus tegillarcae:
TGATCGCATGGGCGATCAACGGCTACCATTTCGAGGAAGATCGTCCGCAGCTGCTGGACGTGATCGCCGCGACCTATCCCGGCGTGCCGCGTGAGGCGCTGGAACAGCTACTGCTGCGCAAGATCGACTATCGCGTCGATGGCGAAACCGTCGTCTTCACCGTGGAGGCTGACCATGCCCGCGCGTGAACCCGATCACCCCATCACCATTCATTGCCCGCATTGCGGAGGCCAGAGCATTCTGGCCGACGCCTGCGCCCGCTGGAACGTCGAGACGCAAGAGTGGGAACTGTCCAACGTCTTTGACAATACGACCTGCGACGATTGCGGCATCGAGGTCAGCGCCGTCGAGCGCCCCGTGCAGGAGGACGCATGATGGCCCATTTTGACGTTTATCAGCATGTCACCGACCAGATCATTGCCAGCATTGAGGCCGGCACCCCGGTCTGGCGGAAGCCATGGAGCGGCGATGCCGGCGGCATACCCTTCCCCCGCCGCAGCACCGGCGAGCATTATCGCGGCATCAATATCCTGATGTTGTGGGCGCGGGCCGCTGAACAGGGCTATCGCAGCGCCCATTGGTTTACCTATCGTCAGGCGCAGGAGGCAGGCGCGCAGGTCCGCAAGGGCGAGAAATCCGCAACGGTCGTGAAGTATGGCACCGTTGATCGCACTGATGCCGAGACCGGCGAAGAAAAGACCTTCGGCTATGCGAAAGCCTATCGCGTCTTCAATGCTGACCAGATCGACGACTTGCCCGAGGAATTCCAGGCACAGCCTGTTGAGGCCCCGCGCGATCTCGGCACCGAAACCGACCCGGCACTTGAGGCCTTCTTTGATGCTACCGGCATCGAGCGGCGCAAAAGCGAGCGGCCAGAAGCTTTCTATGATGTGGCGGGTGATTTCATCCACATGCCGCCAGTCGTGACCTTCCACGATGCAGCCGGATATTACGCCACCCTTGCCCATGAAGCCTGTCACGCCACGGGTGCTGTGCATCGGCTGGACCGTTTCAGCCGGTTCAACGGGCGCCGGGATCGGGCCTTCGAGGAACTGGTGGCCGAGATCGGCAGTGCCATGGTCTGCGCACAGATCGGGGTGACACCAGAGTTCGGGCAGACGGCGGCCTATGTGGAAAGCTGGTTGCGGGCATTGAAGTCCGAGAAGCGGTTCATCTTCAAGGCCGCGACCGAGGCGCAGAAAGCCGCCGACTGGCTGATGCGCACCGCCCCCGCGGGTCACTTGGACAGAACCAACCGGGCCGCCGCGTAAGGCGGCCCCATAGGAGAGCAATCATGCCCATCCTTGCCCGATATTCCCGCCTCAACGTGCTGATCTCAGCCGGCGGCGGCGCCGTGATCCGGGCGGTCGTCATGAGGATTCCCCGCGTCCGGTTGGGTCTGGCCCGCGCGGTAACCGCCACGACGATGGTCGCGCCAGTCTCGATCACGACCACCATGCGCGCGAGCTGGCCATCAATTTCAGGCTGTTTGGCGGACCAAGTTGTACGAACTGCGGGCCCATTCTGACCCGCAGATCCGCTGCGGCACGCTGATCGAGGCGCGCAAGCGCGCCCGGCAACGCCGGGACCGTTTCGACATCGACATCCTGATTTAAGAGACCGATCCTTTCGAAGGCGAGAAAATGTTGGAGGTCATTAGCTGATGCCCACGCGCGAATATACCGACAACCAGTTGAGCGAGGCTGCGGGACTGCGCGAAATAGGTATGTCCCACGCCACCATCGCCCGCAGGCTCGGCATGTTGGTCAGTGCCGTCAGCTGGCACTGTCAGCGCCCGGTGCCGACAGCCCTAACACGCGCGGCAATACCCGACCGCCGCGCGAGCCTACGATCGTTACCCGCGGCGGCTTCAGGGTCTGGCGGTTTTCCCCGGTCGAGGATGCCACAATCCTCGCGATGGATCTGAACGGCGCAACAATCGCCGAACTCACGCGCAAGCTCGGGCGACCATGGAACTCGCTGCGCTGCCGACAGATGACGCTGGCGCGTCAACAGCCCGCCGAGAAGCAGCGGAGGATGACGATGTTTGATCAAGCCGTTTAGCCCGCCGCGCGCCTTGGGCGAGCGGCGGCGATCGAGCGGCTGGTCGTCGTCATCGCCGATTGCCAGGAAGGTGATCTGCGGTTCATCCTGTCGGCGGTGCTGGAAGGGATTTGCGCCGGAGAGCCTGCGCCTGATTCTAGCGGCGTAGACCAGGAGGCGGGAAATTGGGGCGCGCTGGCAAGCGCGATGACGAACTGCGCGCCTATTTCGGCGCCTGCGGTGACCGCCTCGCCAGAGGCGGGCTTGGCCCGCGCGGCAAGTTCAGGCTGGCCCAGAGAGCGATGGCGGGCAAGAGCCACGAAAATCTCGCCACGGTTAAGACCGGTTTCTCCGGTCGCTTCGCATGGCAACCAACGGGTTCCTTGTCCCTGTCGAACCGCGTCTATGTTCCGCTAGAACACAGGTGCGCGACGCGGTAAACCTCAACAGCCGAGACGAGGCAAATTGACACATGGCCTGTCCAAACAGGTTAGTTTACCTAAGCTGTTATCGAAGCCATATTGTGGCGATATAGTTCTGTCCCCCCGAGGAAAGAGTATGCCCCGCCTGTTTTGGCGGGGCATTTTTGTTTTCAACGGTCCAGTTGGGCGGTTGTGAGTAGCAGATGCCTGACATTGGACGTGGAAAGGTTTGCCGGGGCCAGGCAACGGCTACCCAAAAGTTCGGTTTCCGGTTCCTGCAGTCACCACGCGGCGAGTTAGCCCCCCCGTCTGTTCGCAGACTCCGGGGCCGAATTCTCTGCCGAGATCACGCCCGGGCCGTGAGACGTCCTCCACTGCCTTGCGACTGGTCACACAGTCTAGACCTCTCCTCAGACCTCTCCCACCAGCGGCTTACGGTTCTGCAGGTGACGCATCGCCAGCTTGCGGCCCTGCCGGCCCGAGACCAGTTCCCGCGCCGGGACAGGAGCATGCTCAGGAGCTCGAAGTTCAGGGAATATCGTGAAGATCTCCTCCAACGCCGCCGGACCAACCGATTTCAGCGCCTCGGCGCCGGTGAAGAGCGATTCCGTTTCCGCGCCATTGGCCAGGACGATCTGGTGGGTATCGAAGAGAAAATGGACATAGGTCACCTCGTCCAGATCCTGCGCCACGTCGATGCCCTCGATCTGGCACAGCTGCTTGGCGGCAACCAGCACCTCGTCGGCGCCGAACATGGTCCGGGCGATGCGCGAGCGCACCAGAATCCGGTGCTGCGGCGAGACGACAAGGTCCGCCGTCGGCCGGCCCGCGCCAAGCGCGCCCTTGCGGATGCGGATCGGGCGCAGCTTCGAATGCGCGGCCAGCATCGCCGCATCCAGCCGGCGCTTGCCGATCCAGCGGATCGCCTGCAGGCCGGCATCCCGCGTCTCGACCAGATCGCCGACCTTGAGATCGCCCGCCGCCACCTCGCCCGAGGCGGTGCAGATACAGGCATCGGCGGCAAAGCAGAGGACATTGGTATTGTCCCAGGTCAGGTTGGCCCCCGCCACGGCCGCGCCGCCATTGCGAATGATCAGCCCGCCCGCAGATTGCAGCACGCCATCGGCCTGATCGGCCCTGAGCCAGCCAAGCGGCGTGGCGTAATTCGTGCCATTCGCCAGGTTATAGGCGGCCAGGTTGGCGGCGTTGTAATAGCCGCTCAGATCGACGAAGTCGTTATTCGCCTGATTGCCATCGGCGATGTTCTGCCCGGTCGCGGTGTTGAAATCGGTGATGATATCGGCGTCACCGGCAAGGAAGGTGTCGAAGCCCTCGCCCCCGGTCAGGCTGTCCGTGCCAGTCCCCCCCTCGAGCCGGTCATTGTCGGCGCCGCCGCTCAGGCTGTCATTCCCGGCCCCGCCGCGCAGCGTGTCGCTACCAGCACCGCCGAAAAGCGTATCATTGCCGGCCTCGCCCAGAAGCGTGTCATTGCCGGCGCCACCCTCGACGATGTCATTGCCCGCCCCGGCCGAGACCGAGTCATTGCCCAGCCCGGCGCGGATGTAATCGTCATTGCCGGTCATGCCCGGCAGGATGGCATCATTGGCATCGACCCGGTCGCCGGCCCCGTCGATATAGCCTTGACCGATGACGTTGTTGCCGTCGGTGCCATCGACATAGCCATCTCTGAAGGGCAGCAGATTGCGTTCCGCCGTGATCCCGCCGAAATTGCTGATGTTCGAGGGGTTGTTCGGGACCGAAACCGAGATGATCGGAAATTCGGTGATCGCCGACTCACCCGGTTCGCTGCCGACAACCGGCGGCGGCATCAGGAAGACATTGCCGCTCACATCCTGTATCAGCCGGACCGGTACAGTAATGGTGCGGGTCGCACCGCCACCGATGGCCTGGACCACCGATACGTTATAGACCCGGATCGTCGAGTCCGCTTGCAGCGTGTAGGTCGTGTCGTTCAGCGTGTAAGTGATATTGTCCAGCGCTCCAGTCCCGCCCGGCTGGTTGTGGTTCAGCGAGACGGTATTCCCGGTG
This window contains:
- a CDS encoding ArdC family protein, producing the protein MMAHFDVYQHVTDQIIASIEAGTPVWRKPWSGDAGGIPFPRRSTGEHYRGINILMLWARAAEQGYRSAHWFTYRQAQEAGAQVRKGEKSATVVKYGTVDRTDAETGEEKTFGYAKAYRVFNADQIDDLPEEFQAQPVEAPRDLGTETDPALEAFFDATGIERRKSERPEAFYDVAGDFIHMPPVVTFHDAAGYYATLAHEACHATGAVHRLDRFSRFNGRRDRAFEELVAEIGSAMVCAQIGVTPEFGQTAAYVESWLRALKSEKRFIFKAATEAQKAADWLMRTAPAGHLDRTNRAAA
- a CDS encoding Hint domain-containing protein; this translates as MFFLEPMFMPSFTYQMLYLGQLADMDPTETNNTAENVGAVLGNRVFGSAGTPLFSQSTQVTLNDNRGTGNTVSLNHNQPGGTGALDNITYTLNDTTYTLQADSTIRVYNVSVVQAIGGGATRTITVPVRLIQDVSGNVFLMPPPVVGSEPGESAITEFPIISVSVPNNPSNISNFGGITAERNLLPFRDGYVDGTDGNNVIGQGYIDGAGDRVDANDAILPGMTGNDDYIRAGLGNDSVSAGAGNDIVEGGAGNDTLLGEAGNDTLFGGAGSDTLRGGAGNDSLSGGADNDRLEGGTGTDSLTGGEGFDTFLAGDADIITDFNTATGQNIADGNQANNDFVDLSGYYNAANLAAYNLANGTNYATPLGWLRADQADGVLQSAGGLIIRNGGAAVAGANLTWDNTNVLCFAADACICTASGEVAAGDLKVGDLVETRDAGLQAIRWIGKRRLDAAMLAAHSKLRPIRIRKGALGAGRPTADLVVSPQHRILVRSRIARTMFGADEVLVAAKQLCQIEGIDVAQDLDEVTYVHFLFDTHQIVLANGAETESLFTGAEALKSVGPAALEEIFTIFPELRAPEHAPVPARELVSGRQGRKLAMRHLQNRKPLVGEV